In Zingiber officinale cultivar Zhangliang chromosome 11B, Zo_v1.1, whole genome shotgun sequence, a single window of DNA contains:
- the LOC122034982 gene encoding MOB kinase activator-like 1A isoform X2 encodes MCSCYSWSSTVRICICRYEYRWADGVQIKKPIEVSAPKYVEYLMEWIEVQLDDESIFPQKLGTPFPPNFKDVVKTIFKRLFRVYAHIYHSHFQKIVSLKEEAHLNTCFKHFILFTYEFGLIDKKELAPLQELIESIIVPY; translated from the exons ATGTGCAGTTGTTATTCCTGGTCATCGACCGTGCGT ATTTGTATTTGTAGGTATGAATATCGATGGGCGGATGGTGTCCAAATAAAGAAACCTATTGAAGTCTCAGCCCCAAAGTATGTTGAGTACCTGATGGAATGGATTGAAGTTCAGCTCGATGATGAATCTATTTTTCCTCAAAAGCTTG GAACACCTTTCCCTCCAAACTTTAAAGACGTTGTCAAGACAATATTCAAGCGGTTGTTCCGTGTTTATGCCCACATTTACCATTCACATTTTCAGAAGATTGTCAGCCTCAAGGAAGAGGCACATCTCAACACCTGCTTCAAGCATTTCATTCTCTTCACTTAT GAGTTTGGATTGATCGACAAGAAGGAACTCGCCCCGCTGCAGGAGCTAATTGAGTCCATCATTGTTCCATATTAA